The Pirellulales bacterium genome includes the window TGGCGGCGATCGAGTCGGCATTATTGCGGGGAACCAGCTACGGCGCTCCCACCGAAGGAGAGACGCGACTGGCGGAGTTGATTGTTGAAGCGGCGCCGACCATCGAGTCGGTGCGGCTGGTCAGTTCGGGCACCGAGGCCACGATGAGCGCGATTCGACTGGCGCGTGGCTACACGGGGCGCGAGGTGATCGTAAAATTCGCGGGCAACTACCATGGTCATGCCGACAGCCTGTTGGTCGCCGCGGGGAGCGCCGCCGCGACACTTGGCGTGCCCAATTCGCCGGGCGTCACACGGGGCGCGGCCGCCGACACGTTGGTTCTTAATTACAACAGCGTAGAGGAGTTGGAGAGCGCTTTCGCGCGGCGCGGGCGTGAGATCGCCTGCGTCATTTTGGAGCCGATCGTGGGCAACATGGGCTGCGTGCGACCGAGCGACGCGTTCTTGCGGGCGCTGCGCGATCTGACCGAGCGCAACGATTCGTTGCTCATCTTTGACGAAGTCATCACTGGTTTTCGCGTGGGGTACGGCGGCGCGCAGCAGTTGTTGGGGATTCGTCCCGATTTGACGACGCTCGGCAAGATCGTGGGGGGCGGCTTGCCAATGGGCGCCTACGGCGGCCGCCGCGACATTATGAATCGCGTGCTGCCCGCCGGACCGGTGTTTCAGGCCGGCACATTGAGCGGCAATCCGTTGGCGGTGGCGGCGGGCATCGCCACGCTGGAGACGCTGCGCGACGAATCACCGTATCCACGCTTAGAGGCGCTAGGCGCCAGGCTAGAAGCCGGGTTACGGCAAGCGGCGATGGCGGCCAGTATTCCGCACACGTTGGCGCGGGTGGGGAGCATGATGACTTTGTTTTTTCACCCCGAGCCGGTCGTGGATTGGCCAAGCGCCAGTCGCTGCGACACGGCCCGCTATGGCCGTTATTTTTGGGGCTTGCTCGACCGCGACGTGTACATGCCGTGCAGCCAATTCGAGGCGCTCTTTGTGTCGGCGGCCCACTCGGAAGCGGATATCGATCACACAGTTGCGGCGGCGCGCGAGGCATTGTCGGCGCTCGGCTCATAGCGATTTGACGGGCGAGCGACTTGCAGGGCGGGCCTGCCTAGTTTAACGTCGAGAGTTCCGCGAGCCTTCCCACCCCGCCTGCTCCAACTTCTGGAGAATCTCGATGAATCGCATTCCACGGCGTCACTTTTTAGGGGCCGGATCGGTGATCGCCGCCGGCGCATGGCTCGGCCGGGCCTGGGGACAAGACACGTCGGCGGCGCCCGCGTTCGCCGCGGAGGCCAAGTTCGAACCGCAATCGACACTGCTCACCTGGCAGCGCGATCCGACCACGACGATGACGATTCAGTGGATTGGCACGGAGGAAGAGGGAAAAGACCGCCCGATCTGGTACGCCAAACTGGGTTCGATGGAATGGAAATCGGCGATCTGCGAGGTGCGCGAATTCCCCTCGCCCAAGTACAAGGTGTATCGCACAGAGTTGACTGGCCTGGAACCGGGAGGCGAATACAGTTTTCGGATCGGGCTGGATTCCAAGGAGCGCCGATTTCGGACCATGCCGACCAAACCGACGAACACGCTCCAGTTCGTATCGGGCGGCGATGCGGGCGCGGGCAACGCGGCGCGCGAGACCAATGAGCTAGCCGCGAAGCAAGACCCGATGTTCGTAGTGCTCGGCGGCGACCTGGCGTATGAAAACGGGATGATCGCCGGCAACTTTTTGCAATTCTTGAAGAATTACTCCGACCAGTTGATCGACAGCGAAGGCCGAAGCATTCCGATGCTGGCCTGTCTTGGCAACCATGAGGTGCGCGGCGGATACAGCACCTCGCGCAAGTCGGCGCCGTTCTTTTACGCGATGTTCGATGGTCTGTTCGCGGACAACGGATTTGGCTCCATCGACTTCGGCGACTACATGTCGATTATTTTGCTCGACTCGAATCACACGACGCCGATCAAGGGTGAGCAAACGAGCTGGCTGGAGAAGCAGCTACGCGAGCGCGAAGAATGCCCCAACGTGTTTGTGTTTTATCATGTGCCGTCGTATCCATCGGTGCGGCCGGTGAATTTGGACGACATGGAGAAGGGCACCGGATCGGACAGTCGCAAGCACTGGGTGCCGCTGTTCGAGCGTTTCAACGTGGACGCGGTGTTTGAACACCACGACCACGCCTACAAACGCACGCATCCACTGCTCGATGGGTTGGTCGATCCCAATGGCGTGCCGTATTTGGGAGACGGCTCGTGGGGCAAGCTCCGGCGGCCCGTTTCGCCCGAGGATCGCCCGTATCTCAAGGTGGTGGACGAGGCGTATCACATGTCGTTGCACCGGATCGAGGGGGCGGAGCGCTTTCACGTGGCGCTGTCCGACCACGGCAAGGTTGTCGACGTGTGCTCCACCAAGAAGCGGAGCCGCATGTACCCGCAGTTTTCGACCTCGCTGTAAGGCAACAGGTTGGTCGGGACCACGATCGCCAAGATCGAGCTACCGGCGATGCGGGGTTACCCTACGTCGCCCAGTTCGAGCGACTGCCCGTAGCGTACCAGCATCATCCGGCGCAGCCGGGCATGTTGGGGCTGCGCCAACCCTGGATCGGCCGCCACGGTTTCCGTGGCGGCGCGGCGAGCTTCGTCGAGCACGGCGGCGTCTCGCAAGAGATCGGCGATCCACAGCGGGGGCAAGCCATGTTGGCGCGATCCGAAGAGGTCGCCGGGGCCGCGAATCGCCAGATCGAGTTCGGCCAGTTCGAAGCCGTCGGTGGTCTTGGCAAAGGCCTCCAATCGGCGGCGCGACTCATCGGTTTGAGGATCGGCGAAGACGCAGCATTGACCAGGGAAGAGCCCACGACTGACGCGGCCGCGCAATTGATGCAGTTGCGAGAGGCCGAAGCGTTCGCCCCCTTCGATGGTCATGAGGGTGGCATTGGGGACATCGACGCCGACTTCGATGACCGTGGTGGAAACGAGCACTTGCAAATCGCCGCGGCGAAACGACTCCATGACCTGCTGCTTTTCCGCCGGGCTGAGACGCCCGTGCGCCAGTCCAACGCGAAAGTCGGCGAGTTCGCCGTTGATGAGCGTCTCAAAGGTTTCTTGCACGCTGGCGGCTTCGATTTCTTCCGACTCCTCAACGAGCGGCGCGATGACATAGCCTTGTCGCCCCTCGCGCAACTTCTCTCGAAAAAACTCCCACCAACTGGCGCGGCGATCGGCGGCCGGCAGATAGGTGCGAACAGCCTGGCGTCCCGGCGGCGCGGTCTTCAAGGTGGATACATCCAGGTCGCCAAACAACGTCATGGTGATGGTGCGCGGAATGGGCGTGGCGGTCATGACCAGATAATGCGGATCAGCGCCGGCGCTTTTGAGCCGGGCGCGTTGACGCACGCCGAACTTGTGCTGCTCATCGATGACCACCAAACCGAGCCGGGGGAATTCGACGTCGTTTTGCAGAATCGCCTGGGTGCCGATCACCAGGTCGATTTCGCCCGCCGCAATGGCGGCGAGAACGCGCGACTTGTCGGCGGCTTGCATTCCGCCGGTCAGTATCGCGCGGCGGACGCGGCTTTCGTGGAGCAAGTGATCGAGCGTGGCCGCATGTTGGCGGGCCAGCACCTCGGTCGGCGCCATCAGCACCGCCTGGCTCCCGGCGGCGATTGCCAGCAGCACGGCATAGACGGCGATGACGGTTTTGCCCGTGCCAACGTCGCCTTGCAGCAGGCGGTTCATGGGATAAGGGCGGGCCAGATCGGCGACGAGATCGCGGATGGCGGCTTCTTGATCTGGTGTTAATTCAAACGGAATGAGCCGCCTGATTCTGGCGTCGATTTTGGGGGTAATCTCCAGTTGTGGCGAGCGCGACATGACGCGCTGTTGCTGGCGCCGCAAGGCGAGCGCCAGTTGTAGGATGTAAAGTTCTTGATAAACGAATCGACGGCGCGCCTCTGTCAGCCGCGCCTGATCCGCGGGGAAATGGATGTTTTCGATGGCCGGCGCAATCGGCATGATTTGATGCGCGGTGAGGAAGCTTTCGGGAAAGGCCTCCTCCAATAGCGGCGCGCTGATGCCGAGCGCCTCTTGCACCGCGCGGCGCACGTGATGTTGCGACAGGCCCTCGGTGAGGGAATAGAGGGGCAGAATTCGGCCTTCGATGTTGGTTTCTTCGGCGGCGAGCCATTGCACCTTGGGATGCGTCATTTCCCAGGCGCGCCCTTTGAGAACGGCCTTGCCAGAAACGAGCAGCCGTTGCCCCGTGTGAAACTTCTTCTGCATGAAGGGCTGGTTGAACCACACCAGTCGTAAATATCCGCCGTCCCCCTCGATGAGCACACCAAGCACATGACGGCGCCCAAAACTGCCGCCGGAGGCTTCGACCTCGGTGACCGTGCCGACGGCGCTTTGCAGCGAACCGCTTTGGAGTTGATTGAGCGGACGAAGATCGGTCAGGTCTTCGTAGTCGCGGGGGAAATAGAACAAGAGGTCGAGCACGTTGTTCAGTTCCAAGCGATGGAACTGCGGCAACAGGCGATCGCCGACCGCGCGGAGTTGCGCCAAGGGGCGCCCCAGGACCGCAAGAACTTGCTTTTCGCCGGCAGATGACATGCCACGATTCTACCGGTCGACGGGCCGCATGCCCGGCGCCGGCCATTCGCGCTGGAACGCCAATTGGCGGGCGAACCCGCAAAACTGGCATGGCCGGAAGAACTGGTCGCCGCGGCGACTACAAGCGAGGACGACGGGACTCGAACCCGCAACCACCGGATCGACAGTCCGGTACTCTAACCAATTGAGCTACGTCCCCGATTTGGGCAGACCGGGAATTATAAATCGCTGTAGGCGCTTCGCCAAGGGTGGTGCTGGCGCATTCGCCGGCTGGGAAATATCCGTCATAGGCGGCGAGCGTGACCTAGGCTTGGGTAGCGATCTTTCCTGCTTCGCGCCCCAATTCCCTACCCCTGCACGGTCAGCCATGTGGGATATCTACCGCACGACGATGCGCACGATCAATGGCTGGGACACCCACGAGTGGATGATGGCGTACGCCTTGCTGGTGGTCGCCGGAATGGTGCTGCTGCGCGGATTTGGGTCGCGTAAGAGTTATTGAGGCGACATTCGAGGAACAGCAACGGACCACGGGTTGGAAGCTCCCCTACGAGCTGAGCTTGTCGTTGGTTCGTCCTGAGCAGAGACAACAGCGTCATGGACAGCAGCATCTTTGAAGGCATCGTCAGCTCCGCTCCGCATTTGCCGGCACCGGTTGCGCTCGCCGTGGTGGCGGTGCTTGGCTATTTTGTCGGCCGACTGCAACTATCGCGCGGCGCACAGCTAGAGAGCCAGGCGCGCCGTGAGTTGATGCGGGCGCAGGTGGTGGCCAAGGAGCTGGAGAAAATCGCCGAAGTGATTCGGCAGAATCTCACCAAGCACGACACGAGCGTGGCGAAGTTCAAGGACCGCGTGCGCGAGCTATCGAACGGGCACGACGAAGAGGCGTTCAAACAGTTGTGCCGCGAGGCGGAGGATATCCTGCGGCCGACGATGCGGCTGGCCAACGAAATTTCGCACGCCTACGAAGAGATTCGGCGCCAGACGACCATGCTGATGTCGCTCACAGAAGTGCGCACCGATCCGTTGACCGGATTGCGCAACCGCCGCGCGCTCGACGAGGCGCTAGAAACCATGTTCGCGATGAAGACTCGCTACGGCCAGCAGTTTTCGGTCGCCATGTTCGATATCGACTCGTTCAAAAAGGTCAACGACGAACATGGCCACGTGCGCGGCGACCGGGTATTGCGAGGCGTGGGCAGCCTGCTCGACAACGGCGCTCGCTCCACCGACCTGGTAGCTCGCTACGGCGGCGAAGAGTTCGTCGTCATCATGCCGCAAACCGACTTGGCGGGCTCATGCTTGCTGGCTCAGCGGTTGCGGAAGGCGGTCGAGCGCGAGGCGATCGCCGACTTGCGCATCACCATTAGCGGCGGTGTCGCCCTGGCCAAGGATGGGGAGGATGTGGCCACATTCGTCGCCCGCGTCGACAAGGCCCTGTACTGCGCCAAGGAAATGGGGCGCAATCAGGTGTGCGTGGACGACGGGACACGGATCTCGCTGGTGGAAGACATGGAGCCCGCGGACACCGGCGTGTTAGCCAGCGCGTTGCCGGCCCGGGTGCATATTTAGCAGCCCGCTGAAAAATTCAACCGGCTGTTGGGCCAGCAGTGACGCTGCGGATGGGTGTTGGCAGCCAACTGACTGCACGGCCGGCCGAGCCATGGCCACTCTAGAGCGCTATGCGTCCTCGCCGGCGCATGCGCCTTCTGAGTCGCTCGGCGGCCTTGTTTGTGGCGCGCCAAATTCGCGGCAAATCGGCCTGGGGGCGGCGCGTGGCGCGCAGGTAGCACCGCAAGAACTCTAAGGCGGCGGCGCGGCCGATCCAGGCGTAGCCGTCGAAGCTGACAGCCAGCCGAGCCAGGTTGCGGACCACCAGGCGTTCTGTGAATCGCCACGGCTGACGAAGCCCGTCGAGGTCGACCAAGTACGCGCGGAAGTCGCTGTCTTGCGGCGCAACAATGATGTTGGAGGCTTTGAGGTCGCGGTGGACAAAGCCCCAGAGGTGCAATTCGCCAATCAGGGCGCCCAGCGTCGCGGCGGCGGCGCGCACCGCCTGGCGCCGCGCAATTGGCGAGAGGGTTGACAGTTCCCAGCAGTAGTGGTGCAAGTTGATAGCGCCGACAATCCATTCCGTCGCCAGGTAGCTTACGCGATTTGAGGTTTCGCACATGAGGAGGGGGCGTGGCGTGGCGATGCCGCGCGCCAGCAGGGCATGACCTGCGCGCCACGCGCGGCGCGCGCGAGTCTCGACAAATCGGCTGGCCAATTTGCGCCGCCAAGTGACTGGCTGATGTCGCTTGTAGCCGACAGCCACCGGGCGGCCATCGATCTCCAGTTCTCCCTCAACCAACCAACTTGAGCGGGCCAGCTTGATTGGCTTGTGGAGATTGGTGGCGATCAGGGAATGGGGATCGCCAGCGAGCCGCTGCAACTGCGCGGCGCCGACCCCTTGCACCGCATGTGCCCGCACGCCCGCAGCGCGCTGGCGAATATAATCTCGATTGCTGGCGAGCGCGCGTTTGTCGCGTGAGCGGTAGACACTGGCCAAGTATCGCTGCAATCTCGATTGCATTTGGCGAAAGGCGGCGCGCCGGTCTTGCTGCGCGAATTCGGGTCGTCCGGCGAGGTACATTCGCCAGAAGCGCCACTTCTCGGCGCGCGTGGCCAGATAGCGAAAACTGGACGCGAGCATCACCAAGCTGGCCTGGCTGCGACGCCAACCGAGCGGTCGACCGATACGTACGTTAGGCACATCGATCAAATGGAGTTGAATATTTCCGTTCTCGACGCGGGCCAACAAGTTGCCAATGTGCAGATCGTCGTGATCGATGCCGGCGCGATGGACTTGCGCTAAGAGGTGGGCCAAGCGATCGACCAATTGCCGCCGAGTACGCGCCTGCGCGGCGAGTTCGAGGGCGGGCAACTCGCAGGCTATGAACTCATCGAGCGCTCGCGCTTGCTGTATCGCCTGGCTGATAAAGAAACTCTCGCCGGCAGCAGGTCCCGCAACGACCTGGCCGTAGGCCACGGCGGTGATGGTCGGCACGTTGCGGCGAGCAATTTCTTGCGCCTTGACCCACTCGCGTCGCGACGGAGAAGTGCGCAGCCATCCGAACCAACGATGCCACCAGGCGACGCCTCGATCGTGCTTCAGATAGATCGGACTATCGGGCAGATCCACGCGGTAGACGACACGGTGCGCGCCCGACTTGACGATGTGAGCCGCACCGCTTGCGAGCCAGGATGGGACTGGCAGGTCTCCTCGATATCCGGCTTGAGTCGCCTGCGGCGCAAATCTCCAGCGCACCGCGCCGGCGCGGATCGATTCGGGCAGTCGTTGTGTGGAATTGGCGGCGGACACCGGTTGTCGCTTCCTTGCTTTCCGGCGCGCCGGCCTTGCGAGCAGTGCTGGCGCGGGGGGATTATAGGCGACTTGACGCCGTGTCCCTAGCCGAACTTCCGCGGAGAAACCGGTTTCGCGCGGGGTCGACTGACTGTGCTAGCATGTGTCTCGCGGGAGTGTTGCCGCTCTCAGGGAATGACTTGCCATACCACTGGAATACGCCGCAATGCAAGATTTTGAAAAGCTTGGCCTGTTCTACTTGGGACGCGTCTTCGATGTCGACCAGAAGAGCGCGAGCGACGAGTTGTTGCTGTATGACGCCAATGATCTGGTGACGCACGCGGTTTGCATTGGCATGACGGGGAGCGGCAAAACGGGCCTGTGCCTGTCGCTATTGGAAGAAGCGGCGATCGACGGCGTGCCCTGTCTGGCGATTGATCCCAAGGGAGATATTGGCAACCTGTTGTTGACCTTCCCGGGTTTGAGCGGCCAGGAGTTCACCCCGTGGATCAACGCTGACGACGCGCGGCGGGAAGGCGTCACGCCGCAACAGTTGGGTGATCGAGAGGCGGAAAAATGGCGGAAAGGACTTGCCGAGTGGGGGGAGGATGGGGCACGCATCGAGCGATTGCGCGCGGCCGCGGAGATTCGCCTGTTTACGCCCGGCAGCACGGCTGGCCTGCCACTTTCGATTCTTCCTTCGTTCTCAGTGCCGCCAGTGGCAATACAGGCCGACGCGGAGTTGTTTGGCGAACTAGTGCAGTCGGCGGCGCGTAGCCTGTTGGCGCTATTGGGCCTGCACGACGACACGGGGCGCAGCCGGGAGCAAATCCTGCTCTCGAACATCTTGGAATCGGAGTGGCGCGAAAACAAAAGCATTGCCTTGGGCGATCTGGTGCGGTTGATTCAAAACCCGCCGATCGAGCGCGTTGGCGTTATGGAGCTCGAAGCGTTCTTTCCGGCGAAAGAGCGATTTGAGATGGCGCTGACGCTCAACAACCTGGTGGCGGCGCCCGGCTTTGAGGCTTGGCTGGAGGGGGAACCGCTCGATATTCAGTCGCTGTTGTATTCGCCAGACGGCAAGCCGCGCGTCGCCATTGTTTCGATCGCTCACCTCAATGACGATGAGCGCATGTTCGTCGTCACGCTCCTCTTGCAACAACTGGTCGCTTGGATGCGCGCTCAGCAAGGCACGAGCAGCTTGCGGGCGATTTTATATATGGACGAGATTGCGGGGTATCTGCCGCCGACGGCTAACCCGCCATCGAAAGCCTCGTTCTTGACGTTGCTCAAGCAGGGACGGGCGTTTGGGCTCGGCGCCCTTTTGGCAACGCAAAATCCCGTCGATCTCGACTACAAGGCGCTGTCGAACGCAGGCACCTGGTTCCTTGGCAGATTGCAAACCGAGCGCGATAAAGCGCGCGTGCTCGAAGGACTGGAAACCGTCGCCGCAAGCTCCAGCACGGGGTTTGATCGACAACGGATGGACCATTTGCTGGCATCGCTGCCCAAGCGCGTGTTCTTGATGAACAACGTGCACGATAGTGGTCCGGTCACATTCCAGGTCCGTTGGGCAATGTCGTATCTGCGCGGACCATTGACCCGCGATGAGATGCGGCGCTTGTGCGACCCCCAGCGGCCAGACTCGGGTGGAGAGGCGCCGGGCCGATTGGCAAATCAAGCCCGGGTGTCCACCACTGCCGCGCCAAGCGACGGCTCGCACGCGAGTCGACCGGTGCTGCCCCCCAAGATTCCGCAGATATTTTTAACTCCGCGCGAGGCGCATGCGGAGCAGAAGGTTGTGTATCAAGGCTCGATCGTCGGAGTTTGCGATTTGCATTTTCGGTCGGATAAAGAACAAGTCGACTCGGTCCGCACGGAAACTGGCTTGCTGGTCGCGAATGAAGGAGGCCTTTCCGCAGATTGGGAATGGCAGGATGCGCCCTGGGGGGACGAACGCTTTGTCAGCGGGCCGATCGCCGGCGCCAGCTATATGGCGCTTCCGGCGGCGGCGCTCGACACCAAGAATTACACGGCCTGGAAGAGATCCCTGGTTGATGCGGCGTATCGCGAGCGGAAACTGCAACTCTTGAAAAACTCGGAACTGGAGGTCACCCAAAAGCCGAACGAGCCGGAACGCGATTTTCGAGTTCGTGTGAATCAGGCCGCCCGCGAAGTGCGGGACGCGAAGATAGCGAAGCTTCGCGAACAGTACGACAAGAAGCTGTCGGCATTGAACGAGAAATTGCGTAGGGCCGAAGCGGCCGTGGAGCAGCAAATTGGCCAGCAATCGCAGCAAAAGTTGCAGAGTTGGATGTCGGCCGGAGCGACCTTGCTGGGCGCCTTACTTGGGCGTCGAGCCTTGAGTTACACCAATGTCAGTCGCGCGGAAAGGACCGTGCGCAACTTTGGCCGGGGCTCGAAGGAGGCCCAAGACGTGGAGCGGGCCAAGGCGATTGAGGCGGCCGTCGAAGCGGACATTGCCAAACTGCAGCAAGCGCTGACGGACGAAACCGCGCAGATCCAAGCGGAGCCAGAACGGCTGGCGGCCATGATGGAAACGATCTTGGTGGCGTCGAAAAAGTCGGAAATCGCCGTACGGCGACTGTCGCTCTTGTGGATGCCGATGGCGGTGGACGCCGCGGGAGCGTTGCGACCGGCATGGTAGCCGGCTGATGCGTTCTGGCGCGCCGGGCCAGCGATGCCACGCGGTCCGCTGGCCCCCTTTTCAGGCTTGACTGGAACGGCCAGAATGGGCGGTTTGGCGCCGATCTTGGCCGTTTCCTAGCTTTTTCCGCGAGCGAATTTTCATGTCCGACACGCTGGTAGTGATCGTCCCCGGCGGCCCCTTAGCTTCGCGCAGCGAACAGGCCGGTATTGGATTTGGAAAACTAGTTGCCGACAAAGCCGGGGGCGCTTGCGATGTGCTCGTTGTCGGCGCCCACGCCGGCGAGGCGGCGGCGGGCGTCGCGCAACTAGGCGTGCGCAAGGTGCTGCTGGCGGAACATGCCGATCTCAAGACGAACACGGGCGAGGCCATCGCGGCGGCGATTGCGGCGGTCGCCAAGAGTCAGACGTATCGGCTTATCGCCGGCGCCTCGTCAACTGTGACGCGCGATAGTTTTCCGCGCGTCGCCGCCCGACTGGGGGCGCCAATGGCGTCGGACGTGCTACAGGTGAATACGGTGGCGCCCGACAAGTTAATTTTCACCAAGCCGTGCTATTCGGGCAATCTGCTGGCCGAGACGGAGTTTAGCGGGGCCACCGTGGTGGCCCTTTGTCGGCCGTCGTCGTTCGACCCGCCGACTGCTGGAGACGCTGCCGCGCCGATTGAAAAAGCGACCCTGCCGCAGCGATTGGCTCACGCGCGCAAGCACTTTGTGGAAATGAATCGCACTCCGCTTTCGCGACCAGAATTGACCGAGGCCGATGTGGTTGTGACGGGTGGACGCGGCACCAAGGGAGACTTCAAGCCGATTGAGGAATTGGCCGATTTTCTGGGAGGCGCGGTTGGCGCCAGCCGCGCGGTTGTCGACGCCGGATGGATGCCCAACGATTTTCAGGTCGGGCAAACCGGCAAGGTGATCGCCCCCAAGCTGTATATTGGGTGCGGGTTGTCTGGCGCGATTCAGCACTTAGCTGGCATGCGCAACAGCAAGACGATCGTGGCCATCAACAAGGACGCGAGCGCGCCGATCTTTGAGGTGGCCGACTTTGGGCTGACGGCGGACCTGTTTGAGGCGATTCCGCAACTCATTGCCGAAGTGAAGAAGGCGCGCGGCTAGCGCGAAAACAGATCGCTCCCACGGCATCCTGGGACGGGTTGTCGCCAACCTGTGCGGAACGCATGGAAATCACACGTCCGATCCTGTGGAACATCGACAAGTTCACCAAGGCGTCGATGTACGTGCTGGCGGCCTTGGCCACGGCAATTTTTTTGTACGGCGTTTATCGACGGTGGACGGTATGGAAACGTGGCCGCGCGACCACCAGTGCGCCGGACGTAAAGGCTGAATCAACTGGCAAGGCGAATGACGCCGGGCCGACGGCCGCGGCGACGGTATCCGATATCGACTGGGGCGCCGCCGCGAAACGACTTGCCCGGCATGTGGTGGCGCAACAGCGGATTGCGCGTATCCCGCTCGCCTGGATCAGCCACATGGCGATCTTTTACGGCATGATCGTGCTGTTCATCGGCACCGTGATCGTGGCGCTGGAGGATTACGGCGTTTTCGGACTGGTCGGCATTTCGTGGACGGGCCGGTTTTACACCAGCACATCGTTTTTGCTCGACCTGTTTGGGCTGGCATTCGTGGTGGCGATACCGATTGCGATGTTGCGCCGCGCCGGCCTGACGCGCGTGCGTCCCTCGGCCAAACCGATCGACGCTGCCATCTTGTGGCTACTGCTACTGATCGGAGTCACCGGTTTTATAGCGGAGGGATTGCGGATTGGCTTTGATTTTGAGCGATTCGCATTTGAAAAAAATGTATCGTTTGTGGGCTGGATCCTGGCCCGAATGTTCGAGCG containing:
- a CDS encoding GGDEF domain-containing protein; protein product: MDSSIFEGIVSSAPHLPAPVALAVVAVLGYFVGRLQLSRGAQLESQARRELMRAQVVAKELEKIAEVIRQNLTKHDTSVAKFKDRVRELSNGHDEEAFKQLCREAEDILRPTMRLANEISHAYEEIRRQTTMLMSLTEVRTDPLTGLRNRRALDEALETMFAMKTRYGQQFSVAMFDIDSFKKVNDEHGHVRGDRVLRGVGSLLDNGARSTDLVARYGGEEFVVIMPQTDLAGSCLLAQRLRKAVEREAIADLRITISGGVALAKDGEDVATFVARVDKALYCAKEMGRNQVCVDDGTRISLVEDMEPADTGVLASALPARVHI
- a CDS encoding metallophosphoesterase family protein; amino-acid sequence: MNRIPRRHFLGAGSVIAAGAWLGRAWGQDTSAAPAFAAEAKFEPQSTLLTWQRDPTTTMTIQWIGTEEEGKDRPIWYAKLGSMEWKSAICEVREFPSPKYKVYRTELTGLEPGGEYSFRIGLDSKERRFRTMPTKPTNTLQFVSGGDAGAGNAARETNELAAKQDPMFVVLGGDLAYENGMIAGNFLQFLKNYSDQLIDSEGRSIPMLACLGNHEVRGGYSTSRKSAPFFYAMFDGLFADNGFGSIDFGDYMSIILLDSNHTTPIKGEQTSWLEKQLREREECPNVFVFYHVPSYPSVRPVNLDDMEKGTGSDSRKHWVPLFERFNVDAVFEHHDHAYKRTHPLLDGLVDPNGVPYLGDGSWGKLRRPVSPEDRPYLKVVDEAYHMSLHRIEGAERFHVALSDHGKVVDVCSTKKRSRMYPQFSTSL
- a CDS encoding ATP-binding protein; the protein is MQDFEKLGLFYLGRVFDVDQKSASDELLLYDANDLVTHAVCIGMTGSGKTGLCLSLLEEAAIDGVPCLAIDPKGDIGNLLLTFPGLSGQEFTPWINADDARREGVTPQQLGDREAEKWRKGLAEWGEDGARIERLRAAAEIRLFTPGSTAGLPLSILPSFSVPPVAIQADAELFGELVQSAARSLLALLGLHDDTGRSREQILLSNILESEWRENKSIALGDLVRLIQNPPIERVGVMELEAFFPAKERFEMALTLNNLVAAPGFEAWLEGEPLDIQSLLYSPDGKPRVAIVSIAHLNDDERMFVVTLLLQQLVAWMRAQQGTSSLRAILYMDEIAGYLPPTANPPSKASFLTLLKQGRAFGLGALLATQNPVDLDYKALSNAGTWFLGRLQTERDKARVLEGLETVAASSSTGFDRQRMDHLLASLPKRVFLMNNVHDSGPVTFQVRWAMSYLRGPLTRDEMRRLCDPQRPDSGGEAPGRLANQARVSTTAAPSDGSHASRPVLPPKIPQIFLTPREAHAEQKVVYQGSIVGVCDLHFRSDKEQVDSVRTETGLLVANEGGLSADWEWQDAPWGDERFVSGPIAGASYMALPAAALDTKNYTAWKRSLVDAAYRERKLQLLKNSELEVTQKPNEPERDFRVRVNQAAREVRDAKIAKLREQYDKKLSALNEKLRRAEAAVEQQIGQQSQQKLQSWMSAGATLLGALLGRRALSYTNVSRAERTVRNFGRGSKEAQDVERAKAIEAAVEADIAKLQQALTDETAQIQAEPERLAAMMETILVASKKSEIAVRRLSLLWMPMAVDAAGALRPAW
- a CDS encoding electron transfer flavoprotein subunit alpha/FixB family protein gives rise to the protein MSDTLVVIVPGGPLASRSEQAGIGFGKLVADKAGGACDVLVVGAHAGEAAAGVAQLGVRKVLLAEHADLKTNTGEAIAAAIAAVAKSQTYRLIAGASSTVTRDSFPRVAARLGAPMASDVLQVNTVAPDKLIFTKPCYSGNLLAETEFSGATVVALCRPSSFDPPTAGDAAAPIEKATLPQRLAHARKHFVEMNRTPLSRPELTEADVVVTGGRGTKGDFKPIEELADFLGGAVGASRAVVDAGWMPNDFQVGQTGKVIAPKLYIGCGLSGAIQHLAGMRNSKTIVAINKDASAPIFEVADFGLTADLFEAIPQLIAEVKKARG
- the recG gene encoding ATP-dependent DNA helicase RecG, which produces MSSAGEKQVLAVLGRPLAQLRAVGDRLLPQFHRLELNNVLDLLFYFPRDYEDLTDLRPLNQLQSGSLQSAVGTVTEVEASGGSFGRRHVLGVLIEGDGGYLRLVWFNQPFMQKKFHTGQRLLVSGKAVLKGRAWEMTHPKVQWLAAEETNIEGRILPLYSLTEGLSQHHVRRAVQEALGISAPLLEEAFPESFLTAHQIMPIAPAIENIHFPADQARLTEARRRFVYQELYILQLALALRRQQQRVMSRSPQLEITPKIDARIRRLIPFELTPDQEAAIRDLVADLARPYPMNRLLQGDVGTGKTVIAVYAVLLAIAAGSQAVLMAPTEVLARQHAATLDHLLHESRVRRAILTGGMQAADKSRVLAAIAAGEIDLVIGTQAILQNDVEFPRLGLVVIDEQHKFGVRQRARLKSAGADPHYLVMTATPIPRTITMTLFGDLDVSTLKTAPPGRQAVRTYLPAADRRASWWEFFREKLREGRQGYVIAPLVEESEEIEAASVQETFETLINGELADFRVGLAHGRLSPAEKQQVMESFRRGDLQVLVSTTVIEVGVDVPNATLMTIEGGERFGLSQLHQLRGRVSRGLFPGQCCVFADPQTDESRRRLEAFAKTTDGFELAELDLAIRGPGDLFGSRQHGLPPLWIADLLRDAAVLDEARRAATETVAADPGLAQPQHARLRRMMLVRYGQSLELGDVG
- the hemL gene encoding glutamate-1-semialdehyde 2,1-aminomutase, with translation MRGSCVRFARRSAICSRRWIATIDVRSICFKTDCFLKKGPAISAPSPSDLASRGARPYPASHRAFARAQELIPGGVNSPARAFGGVGGEPIFIERADGAYLWDVDGRRYVDFIGSWGPMILGHRHPKVVAAIESALLRGTSYGAPTEGETRLAELIVEAAPTIESVRLVSSGTEATMSAIRLARGYTGREVIVKFAGNYHGHADSLLVAAGSAAATLGVPNSPGVTRGAAADTLVLNYNSVEELESAFARRGREIACVILEPIVGNMGCVRPSDAFLRALRDLTERNDSLLIFDEVITGFRVGYGGAQQLLGIRPDLTTLGKIVGGGLPMGAYGGRRDIMNRVLPAGPVFQAGTLSGNPLAVAAGIATLETLRDESPYPRLEALGARLEAGLRQAAMAASIPHTLARVGSMMTLFFHPEPVVDWPSASRCDTARYGRYFWGLLDRDVYMPCSQFEALFVSAAHSEADIDHTVAAAREALSALGS